A stretch of the Salvelinus sp. IW2-2015 unplaced genomic scaffold, ASM291031v2 Un_scaffold2210, whole genome shotgun sequence genome encodes the following:
- the rbm15b gene encoding putative RNA-binding protein 15B produces MKRQAGRDSSPSRALAKRIRERERERDGPRREDLPPPPLALLLAESRRQHARSRSREREKTRLREERGAAVDPLHHRQQHHDLGLIGRPALRTTAALPKGKAATELLSLRGGAGGTLEYKSLLISNLGSVLSDEHVEDGLFHEXKKFGDVSVKLSHTPELGRVAYVNFRHPEDAKEARHAKTRLVLYDRPLKVEPMYVRRRSCTPPDVSYIPIHGASYPPYRQRSLSPGAGVSSIRDIRPLRHYPVEGLGLSRERERILDYYGMLDERGRPYGLPVPEHEDIKPEDDARACRNLFIGNLDHNVTEGELRRGFDKYGIIEEVVIKRPARGQGGAYAFLKFQNLDMAHRAKIAMQGRVIGGNPVKIGYGKANPTTRLWVGGLGPSNSLAALAREFDRFGSIRNIDYVKGDNFAYIQYESLDASQAACAQMRGFPLGGPERRLRVDFAKAEEPLPRSYPAGYQPPVPLPAHLDLLPEGYGGRHRDCSLERELRARDRSPPSHALFTQRERERALLDRDRGDREFISPTKSLERRGGEAFGGARVGRGDRAARSRSRERWLKERDAARAGGERRRRRSLSLDMPSQEKERGRSKVRGGGPASPEDSPDRARVRAPDSTTEPRGQSPDSSRHSNEDRGGGLKTGGDREKERDRDRNHRNASDNNHTLSDTPNKDPKTLSTLSEYAATLTKAWHGHFALKNSCFPTNMHLLEGGSGFFHSVMKDHQAKGKLTQLKIAQRLRMDQTRLDEVTRRIKQGGSEGYAVLLALQGPIDREAPPPEPGLQIRLLRHLVTYLRNKEAAGVISLPVGGAKEGGKGGMLYAFPPCDFSQQFLQTPRRTLENLDEEHLVVVIVNDSA; encoded by the coding sequence ATGAAACGACAGGCCGGGAGGGACTCCAGTCCTAGTCGGGCTTTAGCGAAACGAATACGGGAAAGAGAGCGGGAACGAGACGGGCCACGGAGAGAGGACCTACCGCCCCCGCCTCTTGCCTTGCTGCTCGCTGAAAGCCGAAGGCAACATGCTCGGAGCAGGAGTAGGGAACGAGAAAAGACGCGGCTTCGGGAGGAGCGCGGGGCCGCTGTAGACCCACTTCACCACCGACAACAACACCACGACCTCGGGCTGATCGGCCGCCCCGCTCTCCGGACTACAGCCGCCCTGCCTAAAGGCAAAGCGGCGACCGAGCTACTGAGCCTCCGGGGGGGAGCGGGGGGGACTCTGGAATACAAATCGTTGCTCATTAGCAATCTAGGCTCGGTGCTTTCTGACGAACATGTTGAAGACGGACTGTTCCACGAGTTWAAAAAGTTCGGGGACGTTAGTGTGAAGCTATCTCACACTCCAGAGCTGGGCCGTGTTGCGTACGTGAATTTCCGTCACCCAGAAGACGCTAAAGAGGCCAGGCATGCCAAGACCAGGTTAGTGCTGTATGATCGCCCCCTTAAAGTAGAGCCCATGTACGTCCGTCGTCGCAGCTGCACGCCGCCGGATGTGAGCTACATTCCCATTCATGGCGCCTCATATCCCCCTTATAGACAGAGGTCCCTCTCCCCAGGGGCAGGAGTTAGCAGTATCAGAGACATCCGACCACTGAGACACTACCCTGTAGAGGGGTTGGgactgagcagagagagggagaggatctTAGATTACTACGGGATGTTGGATGAGAGGGGGCGGCCATACGGGCTGCCAGTACCCGAGCACGAAGACATAAAGCCAGAGGACGACGCGCGGGCGTGCAGGAACCTGTTCATTGGCAACCTGGATCACAACGTCACTGAGGGCGAGCTGAGGAGAGGCTTCGACAAGTACGGCATCATTGAGGAAGTTGTGATTAAACGACCGGCGCGYGGTCAGGGGGGAGCCTACGCTTTCCTCAAGTTCCAGAATTTAGACATGGCTCATCGGGCCAAGATAGCCATGCAGGGCCGCGTGATCGGTGGGAACCCGGTGAAGATTGGCTATGGTAAAGCCAACCCCACCACGAGACTCTGGGTAGGTGGCCTCGGCCCTAGCAACTCCCTAGCAGCTCTAGCCCGTGAGTTTGACCGCTTCGGCAGCATCCGAAACATAGACTATGTGAAAGGGGACAATTTTGCCTATATTCAGTATGAAAGCTTGGACGCCTCACAGGCCGCCTGTGCCCAGATGAGAGGTTTCCCCCTGGGAGGCCCAGAGCGGAGGCTGAGGGTKGACTTTGCCAAGGCGGAGGAGCCCCTGCCTCGTAGCTACCCAGCAGGGTACCAGCCCCCTGTGCCCCTGCCTGCCCATCTGGACTTGCTGCCAGAGGGTTACGGCGGGAGGCACCGCGACTGCAGCCTGGAGAGAGAGCTCCGTGCCAGGGACCGCTCGCCCCCCTCCCACGCCCTGTTCAcccagcgggagagagagagggctctgctggacagggacaggggagacagagagttcatCAGCCCAACCAAGAGCCTGGAGCGTAGGGGGGGTGAAGCATTTGGGGGTGCCCGTGTAGGGCGGGGGGACCGAGCAGCCCGGAGCCGCAGCCGAGAGCGCTGGCTGAAGGAGAGGGACGCTGCGCGGGCTGGGGGGGAGAGACGGAGACGACGCAGTCTCTCCCTAGACATGCCCTctcaggagaaggagagaggcaggtcCAAGGTGAGGGGAGGAGGACCAGCCTCTCCAGAGGACAGCCCAGACAGAGCCAGGGTCAGAGCCCCAGACTCCACCACCGAGCCCAGGGGACAGAGCCCTGACAGCAGCCGCCACTCCAACGAGGACCGGGGTGGGGGTCTGAAGACCGGCGGAGACAGGGAAAAGGAACGCGACCGTGACCGCAACCACAGAAATGCGAGCGACAACAACCACACCTTGTCTGACACGCCTAATAAAGACCCTAAGACACTCAGCACGCTGTCGGAGTATGCTGCCACCCTCACCAAAGCCTGGCACGGTCACTTTGCCCTGAAGAACTCCTGCTTCCCTACTAACATGCACCTGCTGGAGGGAGGCTCCGGGTTCTTCCACTCTGTCATGAAGGACCACCAGGCCAAGGGGAAACTGACCCAGCTGAAGATCGCCCAGCGACTGAGGATGGACCAGACCAGGCTGGACGAGGTCACCAGGAGGATCAAGCAGGGTGGGTCCGAGGGCTACGCTGTTCTTCTGGCCCTCCAGGGCCCCATCGACCGCGAGGCCCCTCCACCTGAACCAGGCCTACAGATCAGACTCCTCCGTCACCTGGTCACCTACCTGAGGAACAAGGAGGCTGCAGGAGTGATCAGTCTACCTGTAGGCGGGGCTAAGGAGGGGGGGAAGGGAGGCATGCTGTACGCCTTCCCCCCCTGTGACTTCTCCCAGCAGTTCCTCCAGACCCCTCGCAGAACTTTGGAGAATTTGGATGAAGAGCACCTGGTGGTTGTGATTGTCAATGACTCTGCCTAA